The window CCGATCCGCTCAGCGCGGCAGGCACCCAGCCGATTCCGCCAATATATTTATAAACCCCGTTGCTGGTGCCCACATACAACACATCATGGTTAAATGTATCCAACGTCAGTGAGTAGGCTGCCACGCCCGCCAGCCCCATATCTCCCCAGGTCGCGCCGCCATCCAGGCTCATTTGCACGCTGCCCGCCCTGTTGGTGGCGGCGTACACCCGATTAGGTTCCCCAGGTACAACTACCAGCGCATACACGCTCGTCCCTGCCAGCCCCATCGCCGCCCAACTTTGCCCATCATCCATACTGCGGTAAACACCCCCGCCCGCCGTCCCCAGATAGCCCATCGCTGGAGAAGTATTGGTGAAGGTTAAGCATAGCAGGGGGATAGATGCCGCCTGGGGTAGATTGGTGGGCAGGCTTTCATCGGGGAAGAGTTGCTCGAAGACGTCATCCTGATGGAAGGGGTGAACGGACTCCTCCGCTGTGGGTACGGCTCCCGAAAGAAAATTCCCGCCCGCGGGCTGCCACCCTCCCCCGTTGAGCGTGTCCCGTCGATATAGGCCGGATTCATCTGTCAGGGCGTAGAGCCAGCTTGTTTGAACAGGATGCACCACCAGAGCGTGGACGCGCTTGTCCACTATACCTTGGTGATAATCTCCCCAGGTTGCGCCCCCATCCAGTGAGCGCGCTATCCATCCGGGATACAAACTGGCGTACAGCGTTTGCGAATTGCCGGGCTGCACCAACAGCGATGTGACCTTACTGGCATTCAGGCCTTGCTGGCTGTGCTCCCAACTGCCGCCGTTATTTGTGCTGCGGAACAGCCCGTTATGCAGCGTGCCGCTGAGAAGCTGGCTGTAATGTGCCGGGCGCGGAATAACATCGAGAATAATTTCGCTGCTCAACCCCGCCGTCGACCAGCTTTCACCGGCATTGGTGGAACGCATAATACCGTGGTCAAATGTGCCCAGGTAGAGAGTGTCTTTGTTGTTGGGGTTAACGGCGATGCGATACGTGCGCACTTGTGAGACGTTGTTGGTTTTCAAACTCCACACGTCGCCGCGGTTGGTGGATTTATAGACACCCGTAGGATGGAACACGCCCAGATAAACTGTGCTGGTATTGACGCGCGGATCGGGTTCAATGGCACGTCCGGTGCGATCGCCGACACCATTATTAACCGCCTGCCAGCTTCGACCGTAGTCAAGGCTGCGATAAGCGCCATGCTCGTGCGTGGCAGCGTAGACGATATTGGCGCTATGCGGGTAGATCGAGAGATCGTAGGCCCAATCTTGCTCGCCAGAGCCGCCCACGTTGGTCAGCACAGGCTGCCAGCTTTGGCCGCCATCTTCGCTGCGGTAGACCACCCCGCGCCACGGCGCCGCGCCGTTGTTGGATTCGCCGCGCGTGGCGGCATAGACGCGAGAAGTGCGTGCGGGGTCAATTTCAATCGCGTAGGAGATCGCCCCACCCTGAATGCCTGCATCGCTGCGATACCACGATTCACCCCCGTTGATCGATTTATAAATGCCGCCGCGATACGTCCCCGCGTAGAGTACCAGCCTATTGCGCGGGGCAATCGTCACCACAGTCACATCCCGGTTTTGCAGCCCGGCGCTGACATCGCGCCAGGTGAGGCCGCCATCTTCGCTCTTAAAAATGCCGTGCCCGTGTACCGCAGCAAAGGCGGTATTGGGATTTTCGGGGTCGTAGATCAAATCGGTAACTGAACCACCCCCCGGGCCAATCCACGCGCTGAAGGCAGGGTAGTTGATCTCACTGGCAGCAATGATGGGCAGGTAAACGCGGAAAGGCTGGTCGGCAGTATTATCGGCAGAACCTGCGACACTCACAAGCCAGAAACTTGTGAGTGCAACGAGCAGTGCGGGGATGAGAAAAATGCGTTTTTGCATAGAAGAGTGAGTGCAAGAAACTTGCCGACTTACCTGATATCATTCCAAACGGTAGTTCCCAAAGAGCCAATTTTTACCTGCACAGGCCTGCGATTTAACGATCAAATAAACCAAGTAACGTCTTCGTGCGTTTTCCAACCTTGCCATTCCCAATTGGAGCGCCATCGACTTCAACGATGGGTAACACGCGTTTACTGGTCGAAGTCACGAAGGCTTCATCGGCTGTAAAAAGCTCCTCAAGCGCAATCTCTCTTTCTTCCACAGAGTATTTTTGCGGCGCAAGTTTAAGCACAATTTTTCGGGTAATCCCGTGCAAAATATGCGCCTGCGCCGTCACCAGCGTATCGCCGTGAAAGAGAAAAAAGTTGCTGCGCGGGCATTCAGTAATGCCATGCACCCCATAAAAAAGCATATCAAACGCGCCTTTTTGGCGCAGCAGCGGCAGCAAGCGGATCGAGTTCATATAGTTCAGCGATTTAACCTGCGGCAATTCGCGCTGATACGCCACGGTGATTAAATTTTTGCCATGTATATATGTTTCTGGCGGGTAGGTTGGCAATTCTTCAGTACTGACGATAAAATTTGGATTTTCCAGCGGATGGGGATCATCAGCATAGCCCCCGGTGAGAATCAGTCGGATGGCAGGATTGGCGAAGCGGCTTTCAGCGATAAGCTGCCGGGCGATATCGCTGATCTCATCATCCGATGCGGGGGGCACGAGACCCAGCTCCGCAGCGGATTGCCGGAAACGAGCCAGATGGTCATTGAAATGAAAGAGTTCGCCGCGTAGTGTACGGGCATAGTCAAACACCCCATAGCTGCGCTGCAAGCCCAAATCTGCCACCCGGATCGTGGCTTGATCGCTGGGAAGAAACTGCCCATTGATAAAGCAATTATCCATGGGGCACGACAATCTCTTTTACCCGCCCAACTTTGCCATCGGCCAGCCGCACTTTAATCCCGTGCGGGTGTGATGCCGATTTCGTAAGAATATCTTGCACAATACCTTCGGTAAGTTTACCGCTGCGTTGATCTTGTTTTTGCACAATACGCACACATAGTCCGGGTTTGATCTGATTTCGTGGAATCGTAGTCATCATACAAGCCTCATTTCTGGTTTAATTGTAACTGCTCAGCCTCGAACAAAAAGAGGCCGAAAAAAGAGGTGTGCGTGGGGGCGTACGCCCCCACGCACACCTCTTTTTTCGGAATTCCCTCTGCGAAGGCGTTAGCCTGAGCAGTTACTTAGATTGCTGCTTGCGGCAGCCAAAGCTCTATTAGTATAATGGAGAAACCATAAATCGAGGTAGGCTGAACAGACTCCTTTTGGGGTTGATTCAGTTCCAGGAGTTTTCCCTTGCACTTTGAATATAATTTTTCTTCCCGGCGCTCCCCGGTGATGGGAATGCGTGGCATGGTAGCCACATCCCAGCCCCTGGCCGTTGCCGCCGGGCTTGAAATTCTCGCCCGCGGCGGCAGTGCCGCCGATGCAGCCATCGCCACTGCTGCCGCCCTCAACGTCACCGAGCCAACTTCCACGGGGATTGGCGGGGATGCGTTTGCGCTCTACTATGAAGCCGCCACAGGGCAGGTTACGGCACTGAACGCCTCGGGGCGCGCCCCCGCCGCATTGACCATCGAGCTCATCCAAAAAGACGGCCTGTTCACCAATTCCCAATCACCAATTAGCAATCCTTACCATCCCCACACCATCACCGTGCCGGGTGCTTGCTCCGGCTGGAGTGAGATGGTGGCGCGTCACGGGTGTTTGACCCTGGCCGATGTGCTGGCTCCTGCTATACGGCTGGCCGAGGCTGGTTTCCCGGTTGCCCCGGTGACAGCTCACTTTTGGAAGCGCGGCGCAGAGCGCCAATTAGCGCAGGCGCTCAATGGCCACGAACTGACTATCACAGGGTGCGCGCCAAAACCCGGCGAGATCTTCCGCAACCCGGGGCTGGCGCGCACCTTTCGGGCGGTCGCCGCGGGCGGCGTAGACGCGTTTTACCGCGGCGAAATCGCTGCAGCCATCGTGGCTGTCATTAAACAGGCGGGCGGCTGTATGACTCTCGATGATCTGGCCGCACATCAAGCCACCTGGGATGAACCGATCAGCACCATCTACCGCGGCTACCGCGTATGGGAGTGCCCGCCCAACGGCCAGGGTTTAGCTGCCTTGTTGGGGCTGAATTTGCTCGAAGGCTTCGACATTGCCGCGCTGAAGCCGCTTTCAGCGGAACGCTTGCACCTGCAAATTGATTCCATGCGCCTGGCTTTTGCCGATACGCGCTGGTACGCCGCCGACCCCACTTTCTCTCCCGCGCCGCTTGCCGAACTGCTCTCGAAAGAATATGCCGCTGAACGCCGCGCACAAATTGACCCACAGCGCGCCAGCCTTGACCAGCAGCGCGGCACGCCTGTGGCCTCATCGGATACCGTCTACCTCAGCGTGGTGGATGGCGAAGGTAACGCCTGCTCGTTCATCAACAGCAACTATATGGGCTTCGGCACCGGGATTGTGCCCAAAGGTTGGGGTTTCACCTTGCAAAACCGCGGCCACAACTTTAGTCTTGATCCCAAACACCCCAATGCACTAATGCCGGGCAAGCGGCCATATCACACAATTATTCCCTCGATGATTACCATTCCCTCTCCCCCAACCCATCTTCCCCAGGGAGAGGGGCAAAGGGGTGAGGGCCTATTCGCCAGCTTTGGCGTGATGGGCGGTTTTATGCAGCCACAGGGGCATCTACAGGTTGCCAGCGCCTTAATCGACGATCAACTCAACCCGCAGGCCGCTCTCGACCAACCGCGCTTTTGCATTGATGCTGCGACAGCCGGTGGCGCGCTCGACCTGGAAGAAGGCCTACTCCCCGCTGAAATCCAAAAACTGGCTGATATGGGGCACCCTGTTCGTATGGTCAATGGCTATGGGCGGGCGGTCTTCGGGCGCGGGCAGGTGATTTGCCGCGACCCCGAAAGCGGCGCGCTGACCGGCGGCAGCGATCCCCGCGCCGATGGCTGCGCGATGAGTTTATAGGAATGCTAATAAAGGTTTAACACCCGTTATAAATTACAAATGCTATAATCGAATGACATTCAGGTATAGATAAAAAGGTTCACAAAAAAAGAATAAGGAGACAAAAATGATTCTCAGCAAACAACTTGAAGATGCCATCAATGCCCAGGTGGGTGCGGAATTTGCAGCCAGTTTACAATATGTGAGCATTGCGGCTTATTTCGATGCCGATGACCTGCCACAATTGGCGGCTTTTTTCTACCGTCAAGCCGAAGAGGAGAAAGAGCACGCCATGAAGTTTGCCCACTATATCGTCGAGGCGGGCGGTCAGGTGCGTATTCCTGCAATTAACAAAACAGAATACGATTTTACATCTCCGAAACACTGCGCGCAACTGGCGCTGGATTGGGAGACCGAAGTCACGCGCATGATTAACGGGCTGATGGATATTGCCATTAACGATAAAGATTATATCTCTCAGGATTTCTTACGCTGGTTTGTTGCCGAACAATTAGAAGAGATTTCGACAATGGGCACGCTGCTCAAAACCATTGAGCGCGCCAAAGATAATATTCTGTGGGTCGAAGATTTTCTGGCACGCAACCCGATTGTTGAGCCGGAAGCGGCTGCTGAATAAACCAGCCATCCCTTTGAGCATAGACTTAACACAAAAACGGGCACCCACATCGGGCGCCCGTTTGTTTTTCCTGTTTTTTAGGTGATTAATCGTCCTCATCAGGTGCTGCTTCTGTGCGCAATCCCCAATAGAGCAATCCGGCTCCGGCGCCCAGGGCAAAACCGCCCAAGCCAGCCGCCGATGCGAAACGCGCCAGCAGCGCAGCAAAGAATAACAACCCCAGGTAAATGGCGATTTGCAATTGCCAGCGCTCACCCGACTGACGATAGGCTGTTAATGTAAACCAAGCTACAGCTACACCAAAGACCAACAACCCCAATAAGCGCAACGCATATCCAGCCAGGGCGACAAAATCCATAAAGTTCATTACGTATGCTCCTGTTATTCTACGCCGATCACTTCCACATCGGGAAAAAATTGCTTGATCGTACCGGCTACCCAACCTTGCAGGGTAGCGGTGGAAAGCGGGCAACCTATGCAGGCTCCGCCCAAGCGTACATTGAGTTGATTGTCCTTGAATGAAATCATCTCAACCGAACCGCCATGGTATTGCTCAATATAGGCGCTCACTTGCGCTACCAGGCCTTTTAGCATTTCTTCTTTTGAATAGGCTTGCGCGTTTTCTGTCATTTTACGCTCCCAAAGGTTTTACGCCATTTGTTAGTCCATATTCTAACATAGCAACCACCTGACTGTGGGTGTGGGCGCGCTGTAACCGTTCGGCAATTACTTTTGCCAGGCGTTCAAGAATTAGCTTACCGGTATCAGGAAATTTAATGTGGAAACGTTTCAGGGCTTCACCACTCACGCAAAGCAATCCGGCATCCGAAAGACAATAGGCTCCCGAAGTGTAATAACCACTGCCAAAGGCAGCTGACCAACCAAAAACACCCCCGGCTTCAATTTGCGCTACCGTCAGCATTTCGCCATCGTCGGGTTTGAATCGAATCGCCACGCGGCCTTTAACAACCAGATAAAGATAATTGGCAATATCCCCTTGTTTGAAAATTTCTTCATTTTCAGCGCACTCACTGAAAGAAAACAGCGGCGTTAAGCGATTGAGTTCCGCCTCCGTTAACCCTTCAAATAAGGGCATTTGTTTGAGTATTTTTGGTAACATCGTCCAGGGTCCGCTTTCATTGATTAGCTGGGAGTGTGACCACCCCATTCATCTCCCAAATGTATAATAACCCCCTCTTTCTTCAAAGTGGCATATTTCCTGAATGCAAAGACATTTGTCCATATAGCCCCCATATGAAATTACACTGCAACATGAGCTATATCATAGTCCGAAATTTTCGTGTGCGGCAGCGTAGGAACTAGAAGCCTAATTCACGTAAATTTTGTTCAGCATCAAATTTCTTTTTTCCGAGTAACTCATCCCAGAAGCGATCGTCATAACGACGGGAACGAACCGGCAACGGCATGGGAACTCCCCACCCGAGGAGCAGGACTTCCTCTTTCGGCTGGAGGCGGGCCAGCATTCCCCGAAGGGAATCTCGCCCCGAAAGGCCAGAGAGTACCGCGCGCAGATCATCTTCATCACCCAGCCAGCCTGAGATACGCGTCCCCAACTGCGACATGACTTCGTCGTAAATTTGCGAGGGGCGCTGGTCAATAATCAGCAGGGTGACGTAATATTTGCGCAGCTCGCGGGCAATGGTACTGAAGGTAGTCTGGCGTGCCATCTCACGGTTGAGCAGTTTGTGGGCTTCTTCCACGGCAATGACCAGGGGGCGCGGCTCATTTCTGCCCGAACTGCGAAAGGCATTAGCGCTGGCTTCCCAGCGATTGCGGATATGGCGGGTGAGCAAATTGCTGACTAAAAGATAATCGAGATCGCTTTCGTGGTCGCCAAAGGAAAGCACAATATGCTGCCCGGCTTCAAGGGCTTTAACAATTTCATTGATGCCGTCCGAAGATGGGTTTTCAACGATATATTCGGTATTGAACAAGCGTCGCATTTTGTTGTGCAGGCCTTCTGCGGCAGCCAGATTGACGCCTTCGGCATTGGCCCAATAAGCCACGCTATCGGGCGCGGGGATTTTCTTGCCATCTTCAGTTTCGATGACGGAGCCTACTTTGAGTTGGCGAAATTCGTTAAACCAGTTTTGCGGACCAAAGGTCTTTTGCAAAGCATCCAAAGTAGTGGGGGTGGTTTCGCGCAAATTTAGTTCGCGCGCCAGCAATTCCACATCGGCGGGGCGAATATCGCGCATGGCAATTTCCAGGTTGAAATCGGCGGCCTGCCCGCGGATCAGGGCGCCTGCACCCAGGCCCACCACGCGCACCTTCGAGCGGAATTTGGCCTTCAACCCAACCACACGCTCGCCAGTGTCAGAGGCGGTATCATCCAGGCCGTATTCATTGTGCATATCAAAAATCAGCACGGAGGCTTTATCATACTGGATCAATCCGGCCAGCACCATTCGGGTGAGGAAAGATTTTCCCGTGCCGGTTGCACCGAAAATTCCGGAGGAGCGCTGGATAAATTTCTCCATATTGATGCGCACGGGATGTCCCTGCTCGCGCGTGTAGCCGATGACAAAATTGCCTTTTTCATCCTTGCCAAAAATTTCAGCAATATCGCCCTCATGCGCCAAATAAACTTGGGAGTGATGCGGCGGTACGGTTTTGACGGGTACGGGGCGCGGTTGGTCACGCAAGCCGGAATCGATCGCTGAGAGCCAGCGCGCGTAGTCAGGCGATTCCATATCGGGGCCAACATCCAACATCAGGGCGGGGAGAATTTCCAAATTGGTGTAGAGGGTTTGTCCGTGGAGTAGTTTCGCGATTTCGGCAGGCAGGCGCGCTTGGCTTTGCTCATCGGCAAAACGCGGGTCGGTGGCGCCGAGTTGAATATCCGTCACCAGCCCGTAGAAATGCCAGGGCAGATTATCAATGACCACAAAGGCGCCTTCTTGCACCTCCTGGGAGGGCACTTGCAACCGGGCGCGGAAACTCTCTTTTAGTCCGCCGCCGACGATATAGCCAATGGATTTTCGATTTTGCATACTAATTCCTACTTGTGTATTCCTATGAAATCATGCTATACTGATCATGCGTGACCTAATTAGCCCATTTGGTTAAGGCGGCCATGCCCAGTGCCCGCTTGAAGCGGGCATTTTTCTTTAAACATGTACGATCCCCATGCCATATGGATCTTTTCTTGAGGCCTCTAATAGTAGGCGAGGATGCAATAAATCAAATAATCGATCCACATTGTAACGTTTGAGGCTTCCGCGTGGATATAGTTTCTGATAAAGTAGGTACGCAGATACATCAACCATTTGAACAAAATAACTATGTTTAGAATCTCGAATTACAGGATCATCGACAATCTGAGTACAAAGTTTTTGTCGGGTTCCCCCACCATATAGATTTGGAACCGGGTTGTAAGCTCGCATTTTTCGAAGCAAACGACGCAACATCGGCTCATCGTTTTGATCAGCAAAAATCATTCCATTAGCTGGTACAGTTATCCCTTCAAATCTTTGATATTCAAGAAAATTATGAAATCGTTGAATTAACCGTTCCCATGCAATTAGATTTATGGGAGTTTCCTTTCTATAGTTTACCTTATTGACATGAACATGAATAAACTGAATATCAATTAAATCCAAAGCGATTCTTTGAATATAATCTCTAAGAGTTGCAACTCGATTTTTCTTGTTCCCCATTAAATCATGAAATTTCTGTTTACTTCGATTTCGCCCTAACCAATCAGCAATATGAATTTCTGTACGCACGGGAAGTCCATAGGCTTGTTTCAAATAGTATCGTATTTGACGATGTTGCTCAAAAATAACTCTCCAGCGATCTACAGGAATAATCACACCTGAAAGTATGTAATGTTGGGAATTACTTCTATCGGGTTGAAGAATTCCTGGGTCACCGGATTCATCAACATAAATTAAATAAGTTCTGGGGCAAATTGTTACTCCTGAGATTTGATTACCCATCCTCACACCTCCCTGACATCGCTCAACGCGCCCAGCACACCCATCAGCGCAGGATAATCATCGCGCAGCAGGGCAATCAATTCGCGCGTGGCGGCTTCTGTCCATTGGGGAGAGCCTTTCTGGGCGTGGGCAGCGCTGGCTTGTTCAAGATGCGCGGCCAGCAATTCACCCACAGGGGCATCCTGGGCGCGTAAAATATGCCGAAAATAGCCGAAACGCCCCTGCGATGTAAAATCGCACAACTCTTTCGGGCTGCATTGGTAGATCACATCCAGGCTGAGCGGAGGGCGCGGCGGCAACAGGTGGCGAATCGCGCCATTCTGCTGGTAGCCCACGGTCAACACGCTAATTTCGATGGGAACATTGCGATTGATGCGATTGTCAGCGACTACGTTTTCGTCCACGCGGTCGGCGGTGACAAGTTGCCGCACGATTCCATCATCATCAATGCGGATGTCGTGAATCAGACCATACACATGGTAGCCCTCCCCCAGGGGCGCACGAACCAACCCCCCAAAGGTAGGCGCATCCACTTGCGAAACACGGCAACCGGCCACAAATCCAGTGGTTCCGGCGCGTAATAAACGTCCAATCTCAATCGCTGTCATCGTTATTCCCTCTCGTTCGTGTGCTTCGTGGTTTTACGAAACCGACACATCTTTTGCCGCTTGCTTGAACGAACCTTCGCTGAATTCGATGCCATGTTTCTGCAATTCCAGCGCGATCATATTTTCAACCTGCTGGGCTTCATCGCGGCTGACCACTGCAACCTCGTGCGAGCGGTGCAAAATATAGGGGTAAGGCCGCCCTCCCAGAATATGAGACTGGTGCAGCAAAATGGCGTGCAGTTGGTCGAGCATGGCGGCATTGGCAGCCACCCAGGCAGGAATTTCGACGCGCACCGTGTAGGGCTTGCGGGGGTTGCGGCTGACATTCAGATAAAAGAAATGCAACGCTAACTCCGCCGTATACAACTCGGCATTGCGCGATTGAATGCCCAAAACAGCTGAACGCTCGCCGGGACGCAAAATTTCGGCAAAGAGATCAGCATCGGCGAGTTGCAAAAATGGGCGATGCGTGCGTCCGGCTTTCTCAATTTCATCCAGGGGTAGAAGCGCAATCTCCAACAGGCGTACCAGCAAGTCGCCGCGCGGCTTGTCGATATACCCGGCAGTCGATGCGCCAATGCGGTGCAACCGGCGCAAGGCAGCCAAATATTCTTTGAAGCGTTTCTCATATTCCCCGGTTTCCAAAGAAACTTCGCTCCCCACCCAAAGCTCCAGCGGCCCATCCGTGAGCGTAATCGCGGGGGATGGCAAATCTTCGGCCAATTCCGCCAGCAATGTGCGCTCGCGCAGATCGCGCAGCAATGCTACCATGCGCTCGTTGATATACCCGCCGCCCACATACATTTGGTCGTCATAATACAGCTTACTCTGAACATCGGTAGTTGGGGCATCCGGCTCGCCATGCTGCATCTGGATAGCCCCCACATTAACCAGACAAAAATCGACCGAGGCATGCCGATTGGGATTGATCTGGGAACCATCGGCGGCGAGCAGCGTGGCGGCGGCGGGGACCTCGGGGCTGGCTGCACGGGTAAGCAGATTCTCGTCCCGGGGCAGGGCACAGCGCAAATTCGGATTCGCCTGAAGGGCAGCATCTACCTTGAGCTGCAATTCGTCCAATTTCTCAGCCCAATCGGAGAGCGCCTGGAGTGCTTTCTCACGAGTTTCGCGCATGTGCTGCGCTCGCAGAGGAGCATCTTTTCCCATTTCGATAATTTGTTGGCGCACTTGCTGGAAATCAATTGCCATAGCGATTCCTTTAGAACATTTGTTTGGGATTATAAAGGGAAATCCAATCTAGGGCAAGGCGCAACCAGACCCAGCGGCGAAAGCTACACTGGATCTGGTTTCAGGATAACCCCCATACTAGATGTGAGCGATATTTCACTTAGCGCGCCAGCGGTAAATCTTGGAATAGCCCTGAGTGTTTGCCATTTGTGCGATTGCTCTCTTTTTCAAGATGGCCTTCATCATTCAGTGGCACAATCACGGTGCTGTTGCCATGTTGTGCCAGCACGCGAATTCGTTCCAGTTCCAGCCATTGCATATCGGCATCAGTGAAATGGTCGAATGCCTGGCGCATAATCTGATAGGCTTCAGCATCTGCTTGTGCTTGGTGCCGCCGCTGATGCGCAGCCTCAATGGTTTGAATAACGCGTTGCGGCAAATTAACATTCAGCGCCGACACACGATATACCTCAATGCCAGAATTAGCCAGTCGCACGGCTGCCCGTTGACGAAGTTCACGCTTCAAGCGACTTTGCACACCGGTCTGCAGCAGTTCATCCATAAAACGCTGCTCAAGAAGCTCGCGCAGGCAATCGCTGACATGGGTGTTTACCAGCATATCGGCCTTTTTGGGTAAAACTCGCGTCATTCCTGGGCATCGCTCCGGGGCTAATTTTTCTGGCGTTAATTTGTAAACCAACATCCACTCCACCGAGAGCGTGTGTCCATCTCTGGTCAGCGCCTGAGTTGAACCTTTGGCAATTGTCACTGCAACCGAAATTTTTTCCCAGATATATTCAATACCCGGCGGAATCCAGCGCACCCCTGCAGGGAGGAAGCGCGAAAAGGCTTGCGTTTGCCGATAGCGCACAACTGCAACTTCCAGTTCGCGAACAACAGTAAATCCACGGAGAATATAAATCACACCGACGCTGATCGGGATGCTAATCAGCGCAACCATCCAGCCGCCTATATATGCGGCGATGGCTGCTAAACCGCCAAAAATAGCCATTTCACGTTTCCAGTTCACAGGCTCCTCCTCATGTTATTTTCGCAAGATTTGGAAAATAACCTCGACCTATTTACTCGAATTCTGCGTAATTAAGTGCGCCAGACAACTTCGCACGCCGCCCAAATAATCATGGCAGCAACTATCAAGAATATGAATACCTGCATCATCATA of the Chloroflexota bacterium genome contains:
- a CDS encoding ferritin; amino-acid sequence: MILSKQLEDAINAQVGAEFAASLQYVSIAAYFDADDLPQLAAFFYRQAEEEKEHAMKFAHYIVEAGGQVRIPAINKTEYDFTSPKHCAQLALDWETEVTRMINGLMDIAINDKDYISQDFLRWFVAEQLEEISTMGTLLKTIERAKDNILWVEDFLARNPIVEPEAAAE
- the ggt gene encoding gamma-glutamyltransferase, producing MGMRGMVATSQPLAVAAGLEILARGGSAADAAIATAAALNVTEPTSTGIGGDAFALYYEAATGQVTALNASGRAPAALTIELIQKDGLFTNSQSPISNPYHPHTITVPGACSGWSEMVARHGCLTLADVLAPAIRLAEAGFPVAPVTAHFWKRGAERQLAQALNGHELTITGCAPKPGEIFRNPGLARTFRAVAAGGVDAFYRGEIAAAIVAVIKQAGGCMTLDDLAAHQATWDEPISTIYRGYRVWECPPNGQGLAALLGLNLLEGFDIAALKPLSAERLHLQIDSMRLAFADTRWYAADPTFSPAPLAELLSKEYAAERRAQIDPQRASLDQQRGTPVASSDTVYLSVVDGEGNACSFINSNYMGFGTGIVPKGWGFTLQNRGHNFSLDPKHPNALMPGKRPYHTIIPSMITIPSPPTHLPQGEGQRGEGLFASFGVMGGFMQPQGHLQVASALIDDQLNPQAALDQPRFCIDAATAGGALDLEEGLLPAEIQKLADMGHPVRMVNGYGRAVFGRGQVICRDPESGALTGGSDPRADGCAMSL
- a CDS encoding Crp/Fnr family transcriptional regulator, with the protein product MLPKILKQMPLFEGLTEAELNRLTPLFSFSECAENEEIFKQGDIANYLYLVVKGRVAIRFKPDDGEMLTVAQIEAGGVFGWSAAFGSGYYTSGAYCLSDAGLLCVSGEALKRFHIKFPDTGKLILERLAKVIAERLQRAHTHSQVVAMLEYGLTNGVKPLGA
- a CDS encoding aminotransferase IV; protein product: MDNCFINGQFLPSDQATIRVADLGLQRSYGVFDYARTLRGELFHFNDHLARFRQSAAELGLVPPASDDEISDIARQLIAESRFANPAIRLILTGGYADDPHPLENPNFIVSTEELPTYPPETYIHGKNLITVAYQRELPQVKSLNYMNSIRLLPLLRQKGAFDMLFYGVHGITECPRSNFFLFHGDTLVTAQAHILHGITRKIVLKLAPQKYSVEEREIALEELFTADEAFVTSTSKRVLPIVEVDGAPIGNGKVGKRTKTLLGLFDR
- a CDS encoding YwbE family protein, which codes for MTTIPRNQIKPGLCVRIVQKQDQRSGKLTEGIVQDILTKSASHPHGIKVRLADGKVGRVKEIVVPHG
- a CDS encoding ATP-binding protein, with amino-acid sequence MQNRKSIGYIVGGGLKESFRARLQVPSQEVQEGAFVVIDNLPWHFYGLVTDIQLGATDPRFADEQSQARLPAEIAKLLHGQTLYTNLEILPALMLDVGPDMESPDYARWLSAIDSGLRDQPRPVPVKTVPPHHSQVYLAHEGDIAEIFGKDEKGNFVIGYTREQGHPVRINMEKFIQRSSGIFGATGTGKSFLTRMVLAGLIQYDKASVLIFDMHNEYGLDDTASDTGERVVGLKAKFRSKVRVVGLGAGALIRGQAADFNLEIAMRDIRPADVELLARELNLRETTPTTLDALQKTFGPQNWFNEFRQLKVGSVIETEDGKKIPAPDSVAYWANAEGVNLAAAEGLHNKMRRLFNTEYIVENPSSDGINEIVKALEAGQHIVLSFGDHESDLDYLLVSNLLTRHIRNRWEASANAFRSSGRNEPRPLVIAVEEAHKLLNREMARQTTFSTIARELRKYYVTLLIIDQRPSQIYDEVMSQLGTRISGWLGDEDDLRAVLSGLSGRDSLRGMLARLQPKEEVLLLGWGVPMPLPVRSRRYDDRFWDELLGKKKFDAEQNLRELGF
- a CDS encoding NifU family protein; translation: MTENAQAYSKEEMLKGLVAQVSAYIEQYHGGSVEMISFKDNQLNVRLGGACIGCPLSTATLQGWVAGTIKQFFPDVEVIGVE
- a CDS encoding DUF3800 domain-containing protein; its protein translation is MGNQISGVTICPRTYLIYVDESGDPGILQPDRSNSQHYILSGVIIPVDRWRVIFEQHRQIRYYLKQAYGLPVRTEIHIADWLGRNRSKQKFHDLMGNKKNRVATLRDYIQRIALDLIDIQFIHVHVNKVNYRKETPINLIAWERLIQRFHNFLEYQRFEGITVPANGMIFADQNDEPMLRRLLRKMRAYNPVPNLYGGGTRQKLCTQIVDDPVIRDSKHSYFVQMVDVSAYLLYQKLYPRGSLKRYNVDRLFDLLHPRLLLEASRKDPYGMGIVHV
- a CDS encoding DNA double-strand break repair nuclease NurA, with the translated sequence MAIDFQQVRQQIIEMGKDAPLRAQHMRETREKALQALSDWAEKLDELQLKVDAALQANPNLRCALPRDENLLTRAASPEVPAAATLLAADGSQINPNRHASVDFCLVNVGAIQMQHGEPDAPTTDVQSKLYYDDQMYVGGGYINERMVALLRDLRERTLLAELAEDLPSPAITLTDGPLELWVGSEVSLETGEYEKRFKEYLAALRRLHRIGASTAGYIDKPRGDLLVRLLEIALLPLDEIEKAGRTHRPFLQLADADLFAEILRPGERSAVLGIQSRNAELYTAELALHFFYLNVSRNPRKPYTVRVEIPAWVAANAAMLDQLHAILLHQSHILGGRPYPYILHRSHEVAVVSRDEAQQVENMIALELQKHGIEFSEGSFKQAAKDVSVS